The following coding sequences are from one Prionailurus viverrinus isolate Anna unplaced genomic scaffold, UM_Priviv_1.0 scaffold_93, whole genome shotgun sequence window:
- the GLT6D1 gene encoding putative glycosyltransferase 6 domain-containing protein 1 isoform X5, translating into MKLGCPLELLPLRTARPSTTGTSHLMCSLKHHRTRGLPQKNSGSQTGFILDHYKDRMNTNTVPGTWKRPDVVTITDWLAPVIWEGTFNRQVLGRYYGRQNLTIGLAVLATGRTADQYLELFMRSANKHFMSGYRVVFYIMVDALPRLPDLEPDPLRTFKVLPIKGDRWGDFHLTRMSSLAEHILGHIEDEVDFLFSMTVNRVFQNDFGVETLGASVAQLHAWWYFKNKDIPYERRPESAACIPFGQGDFYYDGSVIGGRPLEVLTLIEGYLQGVTHDHKNGLNSTYERHLNKYFFTHKPTKLLSPEYSWNAALRPPPQVWSVKATRLSRRYF; encoded by the exons ATGAAATTGGGGTGCCCTCTCGAGCTTCTTCCCTTACGGACAGCACGTCCCAGCACTACGGGAACAAGCCACCTAATGTGCTCGTTAAAACACCACAGAACTCGAG GCCTCCCGCAGAAGAACTCAGGCTCTCAGACTGGTTTCATCCTGG accaCTACAAGGACCGAATGAACACCAACACAGTGCCCGGCACGTG GAAACGCCCTGATGTTGTAACAATCACAGACTGGCTGGCCCCAGTCATATGGGAAGGCACCTTCAATAGACAGGTCCTGGGGAGATACTACGGGAGACAGAACCTCACCATAGGCTTGGCTGTCCTTGCCACTGGCAG GACTGCGGACCAGTACCTGGAGCTGTTCATGCGATCAGCGAACAAGCACTTCATGAGCGGCTACAGAGTTGTCTTTTACATCATGGTGGACGCCTTGCCCCGGCTGCCGGACCTGGAGCCAGATCCTCTCCGAACTTTCAAGGTCCTCCCCATCAAAGGAGACCGGTGGGGTGACTTTCACCTCACACGCATGAGTTCCCTGGCCGAGCACATACTAGGGCACATTGAGGACGAAGTCGACTTTCTGTTCAGCATGACCGTCAACAGGGTCTTCCAGAACGACTTTGGGGTGGAGACCCTGGGCGCGTCCGTGGCTCAGCTCCATGCctggtggtattttaaaaacaaggacatCCCTTACGAGAGGAGGCCCGAATCGGCAGCGTGCATCCCGTTTGGGCAGGGGGACTTCTACTATGACGGCTCGGTCATCGGTGGCAGGCCCCTGGAGGTCTTAACCCTCATCGAAGGTTACCTGCAAGGGGTCACTCACGACCACAAGAATGGGCTGAACAGCACCTACGAGAGGCACCTGAACAAGTATTTTTTCACGCACAAGCCCACCAAGCTGCTGTCTCCCGAATACAGCTGGAACGCGGCACTCCGGCCCCCTCCGCAGGTCTGGTCGGTCAAGGCCACGCGGCTCTCCCGCCGGTACTTCTGA
- the GLT6D1 gene encoding putative glycosyltransferase 6 domain-containing protein 1 isoform X2, giving the protein MNLKRKIVVLVSCVFSFLLLEHHLRPPAEELRLSDWFHPGKRPDVVTITDWLAPVIWEGTFNRQVLGRYYGRQNLTIGLAVLATGRTADQYLELFMRSANKHFMSGYRVVFYIMVDALPRLPDLEPDPLRTFKVLPIKGDRWGDFHLTRMSSLAEHILGHIEDEVDFLFSMTVNRVFQNDFGVETLGASVAQLHAWWYFKNKDIPYERRPESAACIPFGQGDFYYDGSVIGGRPLEVLTLIEGYLQGVTHDHKNGLNSTYERHLNKYFFTHKPTKLLSPEYSWNAALRPPPQVWSVKATRLSRRYF; this is encoded by the exons ATGAATTTGAAGAGAAAGATTGTGGTGCTGGTTTCATGTGTGTTTTCCTTCCTGCTGCTGGAGCATCATCTCAG GCCTCCCGCAGAAGAACTCAGGCTCTCAGACTGGTTTCATCCTGG GAAACGCCCTGATGTTGTAACAATCACAGACTGGCTGGCCCCAGTCATATGGGAAGGCACCTTCAATAGACAGGTCCTGGGGAGATACTACGGGAGACAGAACCTCACCATAGGCTTGGCTGTCCTTGCCACTGGCAG GACTGCGGACCAGTACCTGGAGCTGTTCATGCGATCAGCGAACAAGCACTTCATGAGCGGCTACAGAGTTGTCTTTTACATCATGGTGGACGCCTTGCCCCGGCTGCCGGACCTGGAGCCAGATCCTCTCCGAACTTTCAAGGTCCTCCCCATCAAAGGAGACCGGTGGGGTGACTTTCACCTCACACGCATGAGTTCCCTGGCCGAGCACATACTAGGGCACATTGAGGACGAAGTCGACTTTCTGTTCAGCATGACCGTCAACAGGGTCTTCCAGAACGACTTTGGGGTGGAGACCCTGGGCGCGTCCGTGGCTCAGCTCCATGCctggtggtattttaaaaacaaggacatCCCTTACGAGAGGAGGCCCGAATCGGCAGCGTGCATCCCGTTTGGGCAGGGGGACTTCTACTATGACGGCTCGGTCATCGGTGGCAGGCCCCTGGAGGTCTTAACCCTCATCGAAGGTTACCTGCAAGGGGTCACTCACGACCACAAGAATGGGCTGAACAGCACCTACGAGAGGCACCTGAACAAGTATTTTTTCACGCACAAGCCCACCAAGCTGCTGTCTCCCGAATACAGCTGGAACGCGGCACTCCGGCCCCCTCCGCAGGTCTGGTCGGTCAAGGCCACGCGGCTCTCCCGCCGGTACTTCTGA
- the GLT6D1 gene encoding putative glycosyltransferase 6 domain-containing protein 1 isoform X6: protein MCVFLPAAGASSQASRRRTQALRLVSSWNKDHNCVSHTDHYKDRMNTNTVPGTWKRPDVVTITDWLAPVIWEGTFNRQVLGRYYGRQNLTIGLAVLATGRTADQYLELFMRSANKHFMSGYRVVFYIMVDALPRLPDLEPDPLRTFKVLPIKGDRWGDFHLTRMSSLAEHILGHIEDEVDFLFSMTVNRVFQNDFGVETLGASVAQLHAWWYFKNKDIPYERRPESAACIPFGQGDFYYDGSVIGGRPLEVLTLIEGYLQGVTHDHKNGLNSTYERHLNKYFFTHKPTKLLSPEYSWNAALRPPPQVWSVKATRLSRRYF, encoded by the exons ATGTGTGTTTTCCTTCCTGCTGCTGGAGCATCATCTCAG GCCTCCCGCAGAAGAACTCAGGCTCTCAGACTGGTTTCATCCTGG AACAAGGACCATAAttgtgtttcccacacagaccaCTACAAGGACCGAATGAACACCAACACAGTGCCCGGCACGTG GAAACGCCCTGATGTTGTAACAATCACAGACTGGCTGGCCCCAGTCATATGGGAAGGCACCTTCAATAGACAGGTCCTGGGGAGATACTACGGGAGACAGAACCTCACCATAGGCTTGGCTGTCCTTGCCACTGGCAG GACTGCGGACCAGTACCTGGAGCTGTTCATGCGATCAGCGAACAAGCACTTCATGAGCGGCTACAGAGTTGTCTTTTACATCATGGTGGACGCCTTGCCCCGGCTGCCGGACCTGGAGCCAGATCCTCTCCGAACTTTCAAGGTCCTCCCCATCAAAGGAGACCGGTGGGGTGACTTTCACCTCACACGCATGAGTTCCCTGGCCGAGCACATACTAGGGCACATTGAGGACGAAGTCGACTTTCTGTTCAGCATGACCGTCAACAGGGTCTTCCAGAACGACTTTGGGGTGGAGACCCTGGGCGCGTCCGTGGCTCAGCTCCATGCctggtggtattttaaaaacaaggacatCCCTTACGAGAGGAGGCCCGAATCGGCAGCGTGCATCCCGTTTGGGCAGGGGGACTTCTACTATGACGGCTCGGTCATCGGTGGCAGGCCCCTGGAGGTCTTAACCCTCATCGAAGGTTACCTGCAAGGGGTCACTCACGACCACAAGAATGGGCTGAACAGCACCTACGAGAGGCACCTGAACAAGTATTTTTTCACGCACAAGCCCACCAAGCTGCTGTCTCCCGAATACAGCTGGAACGCGGCACTCCGGCCCCCTCCGCAGGTCTGGTCGGTCAAGGCCACGCGGCTCTCCCGCCGGTACTTCTGA
- the GLT6D1 gene encoding putative glycosyltransferase 6 domain-containing protein 1 isoform X1, with product MLGKHPPGLFHPPGRGLPQKNSGSQTGFILDHYKDRMNTNTVPGTWKRPDVVTITDWLAPVIWEGTFNRQVLGRYYGRQNLTIGLAVLATGRTADQYLELFMRSANKHFMSGYRVVFYIMVDALPRLPDLEPDPLRTFKVLPIKGDRWGDFHLTRMSSLAEHILGHIEDEVDFLFSMTVNRVFQNDFGVETLGASVAQLHAWWYFKNKDIPYERRPESAACIPFGQGDFYYDGSVIGGRPLEVLTLIEGYLQGVTHDHKNGLNSTYERHLNKYFFTHKPTKLLSPEYSWNAALRPPPQVWSVKATRLSRRYF from the exons GCCTCCCGCAGAAGAACTCAGGCTCTCAGACTGGTTTCATCCTGG accaCTACAAGGACCGAATGAACACCAACACAGTGCCCGGCACGTG GAAACGCCCTGATGTTGTAACAATCACAGACTGGCTGGCCCCAGTCATATGGGAAGGCACCTTCAATAGACAGGTCCTGGGGAGATACTACGGGAGACAGAACCTCACCATAGGCTTGGCTGTCCTTGCCACTGGCAG GACTGCGGACCAGTACCTGGAGCTGTTCATGCGATCAGCGAACAAGCACTTCATGAGCGGCTACAGAGTTGTCTTTTACATCATGGTGGACGCCTTGCCCCGGCTGCCGGACCTGGAGCCAGATCCTCTCCGAACTTTCAAGGTCCTCCCCATCAAAGGAGACCGGTGGGGTGACTTTCACCTCACACGCATGAGTTCCCTGGCCGAGCACATACTAGGGCACATTGAGGACGAAGTCGACTTTCTGTTCAGCATGACCGTCAACAGGGTCTTCCAGAACGACTTTGGGGTGGAGACCCTGGGCGCGTCCGTGGCTCAGCTCCATGCctggtggtattttaaaaacaaggacatCCCTTACGAGAGGAGGCCCGAATCGGCAGCGTGCATCCCGTTTGGGCAGGGGGACTTCTACTATGACGGCTCGGTCATCGGTGGCAGGCCCCTGGAGGTCTTAACCCTCATCGAAGGTTACCTGCAAGGGGTCACTCACGACCACAAGAATGGGCTGAACAGCACCTACGAGAGGCACCTGAACAAGTATTTTTTCACGCACAAGCCCACCAAGCTGCTGTCTCCCGAATACAGCTGGAACGCGGCACTCCGGCCCCCTCCGCAGGTCTGGTCGGTCAAGGCCACGCGGCTCTCCCGCCGGTACTTCTGA
- the GLT6D1 gene encoding putative glycosyltransferase 6 domain-containing protein 1 isoform X4 encodes MLGKHPPGLFHPPGRGDDEFEEKDCGAGFMCVFLPAAGASSQASRRRTQALRLVSSWNKDHNCVSHTDHYKDRMNTNTVPGTWKRPDVVTITDWLAPVIWEGTFNRQVLGRYYGRQNLTIGLAVLATGRTADQYLELFMRSANKHFMSGYRVVFYIMVDALPRLPDLEPDPLRTFKVLPIKGDRWGDFHLTRMSSLAEHILGHIEDEVDFLFSMTVNRVFQNDFGVETLGASVAQLHAWWYFKNKDIPYERRPESAACIPFGQGDFYYDGSVIGGRPLEVLTLIEGYLQGVTHDHKNGLNSTYERHLNKYFFTHKPTKLLSPEYSWNAALRPPPQVWSVKATRLSRRYF; translated from the exons GAGACGATGAATTTGAAGAGAAAGATTGTGGTGCTGGTTTCATGTGTGTTTTCCTTCCTGCTGCTGGAGCATCATCTCAG GCCTCCCGCAGAAGAACTCAGGCTCTCAGACTGGTTTCATCCTGG AACAAGGACCATAAttgtgtttcccacacagaccaCTACAAGGACCGAATGAACACCAACACAGTGCCCGGCACGTG GAAACGCCCTGATGTTGTAACAATCACAGACTGGCTGGCCCCAGTCATATGGGAAGGCACCTTCAATAGACAGGTCCTGGGGAGATACTACGGGAGACAGAACCTCACCATAGGCTTGGCTGTCCTTGCCACTGGCAG GACTGCGGACCAGTACCTGGAGCTGTTCATGCGATCAGCGAACAAGCACTTCATGAGCGGCTACAGAGTTGTCTTTTACATCATGGTGGACGCCTTGCCCCGGCTGCCGGACCTGGAGCCAGATCCTCTCCGAACTTTCAAGGTCCTCCCCATCAAAGGAGACCGGTGGGGTGACTTTCACCTCACACGCATGAGTTCCCTGGCCGAGCACATACTAGGGCACATTGAGGACGAAGTCGACTTTCTGTTCAGCATGACCGTCAACAGGGTCTTCCAGAACGACTTTGGGGTGGAGACCCTGGGCGCGTCCGTGGCTCAGCTCCATGCctggtggtattttaaaaacaaggacatCCCTTACGAGAGGAGGCCCGAATCGGCAGCGTGCATCCCGTTTGGGCAGGGGGACTTCTACTATGACGGCTCGGTCATCGGTGGCAGGCCCCTGGAGGTCTTAACCCTCATCGAAGGTTACCTGCAAGGGGTCACTCACGACCACAAGAATGGGCTGAACAGCACCTACGAGAGGCACCTGAACAAGTATTTTTTCACGCACAAGCCCACCAAGCTGCTGTCTCCCGAATACAGCTGGAACGCGGCACTCCGGCCCCCTCCGCAGGTCTGGTCGGTCAAGGCCACGCGGCTCTCCCGCCGGTACTTCTGA
- the LOC125160078 gene encoding beta-lactoglobulin translates to MVPQRGPLLLLALSLGLACAQQTLEEVPVQPGFNAQKVEGRWLTIQLASSRAHLVSPADPLKLGLHSIWTQDEDVTFVLFWTGEGVCQGVNITVHPTGLQGQFQGSWEGGNSMHVCFVGTDYSNLVLYIRLEDAGEVTSLWALLARTTPGDPTWLEKYLEYVRELRLHKAPVFNLDGECVDASPTPGRAGSVRPGHRKPRAASPGPIPVSRS, encoded by the exons ATGGTCCCCCAGAGAGGGCCACTCCTGCTGCTGGCCCTCAGCCTGGGCCTGGCTTGTGCCCAGCAGACGCTAGAAGAGGTGCCCGTACAGCCAGGCTTTAATGCCCAGAAG GTGGAGGGGCGCTGGCTGACCATCCAGCTGGCCTCTAGCCGTGCACACCTGGTCTCCCCAGCCGACCCCCTGAAGCTCGGCCTCCATTCCATCTGGACCCAGGATGAGGATGTGACGTTCGTCTTGTTCTGGAC aGGAGAGGGCGTGTGCCAAGGAGTCAACATCACCGTCCACCCGACTGGGCTCCAAGGCCAGTTCCAAGGCTCCT gggagggaggcaatAGCATGCACGTCTGCTTCGTCGGCACCGACTACAGTAACCTCGTTCTTTACATCCGCCTCGAGGACGCCGGCGAGGTCACCAGCCTGTGGGCGCTGCTGG CCAGAACGACGCCCGGGGACCCCACGTGGCTGGAGAAGTACCTGGAGTACGTTCGGGAGCTCCGGCTGCACAAAGCCCCGGTCTTCAATCTCGATGGTGAGTGCGTGGACGCTTCCCCGACGCCAGGCCGCGCTGGGAGCGTAAGACCAGGGCACAGAAAACCACGGGCAGCCTCTCCGGGGCCCAT CCCGGTGTCCCGCAGCTGA
- the GLT6D1 gene encoding putative glycosyltransferase 6 domain-containing protein 1 isoform X3: MNTNTVPGTWKRPDVVTITDWLAPVIWEGTFNRQVLGRYYGRQNLTIGLAVLATGRTADQYLELFMRSANKHFMSGYRVVFYIMVDALPRLPDLEPDPLRTFKVLPIKGDRWGDFHLTRMSSLAEHILGHIEDEVDFLFSMTVNRVFQNDFGVETLGASVAQLHAWWYFKNKDIPYERRPESAACIPFGQGDFYYDGSVIGGRPLEVLTLIEGYLQGVTHDHKNGLNSTYERHLNKYFFTHKPTKLLSPEYSWNAALRPPPQVWSVKATRLSRRYF, encoded by the exons ATGAACACCAACACAGTGCCCGGCACGTG GAAACGCCCTGATGTTGTAACAATCACAGACTGGCTGGCCCCAGTCATATGGGAAGGCACCTTCAATAGACAGGTCCTGGGGAGATACTACGGGAGACAGAACCTCACCATAGGCTTGGCTGTCCTTGCCACTGGCAG GACTGCGGACCAGTACCTGGAGCTGTTCATGCGATCAGCGAACAAGCACTTCATGAGCGGCTACAGAGTTGTCTTTTACATCATGGTGGACGCCTTGCCCCGGCTGCCGGACCTGGAGCCAGATCCTCTCCGAACTTTCAAGGTCCTCCCCATCAAAGGAGACCGGTGGGGTGACTTTCACCTCACACGCATGAGTTCCCTGGCCGAGCACATACTAGGGCACATTGAGGACGAAGTCGACTTTCTGTTCAGCATGACCGTCAACAGGGTCTTCCAGAACGACTTTGGGGTGGAGACCCTGGGCGCGTCCGTGGCTCAGCTCCATGCctggtggtattttaaaaacaaggacatCCCTTACGAGAGGAGGCCCGAATCGGCAGCGTGCATCCCGTTTGGGCAGGGGGACTTCTACTATGACGGCTCGGTCATCGGTGGCAGGCCCCTGGAGGTCTTAACCCTCATCGAAGGTTACCTGCAAGGGGTCACTCACGACCACAAGAATGGGCTGAACAGCACCTACGAGAGGCACCTGAACAAGTATTTTTTCACGCACAAGCCCACCAAGCTGCTGTCTCCCGAATACAGCTGGAACGCGGCACTCCGGCCCCCTCCGCAGGTCTGGTCGGTCAAGGCCACGCGGCTCTCCCGCCGGTACTTCTGA